A part of Halobaculum sp. MBLA0143 genomic DNA contains:
- a CDS encoding MOSC domain-containing protein yields MDATVRQLFTAPEGGAAMEPRETVTCREGGIVDDRYFDGSGTYAPFDTCEVTFVSWAAVETIREQTGIDLSDGRHRRNVVLAGAEPTDLLDTTFRVGGVTFRGTRRRPPCAHVEEVADEAGVEEALGDGRGGICADVVEGGELAVGDRLELVEADPRSVGAEIAERLGAEGDG; encoded by the coding sequence ATGGACGCGACTGTCAGACAGCTGTTCACCGCGCCGGAGGGGGGTGCGGCGATGGAGCCCCGCGAGACCGTGACCTGTCGGGAGGGTGGGATCGTCGACGACCGGTACTTCGACGGGAGCGGGACGTACGCACCGTTCGACACCTGCGAGGTGACGTTCGTGTCGTGGGCGGCCGTCGAGACGATCCGCGAGCAGACGGGGATCGACCTCTCGGACGGGCGCCACCGCCGGAACGTCGTGTTGGCGGGGGCCGAGCCCACGGACCTCCTCGACACGACGTTCCGAGTCGGCGGAGTGACGTTCCGCGGCACCCGCCGTCGACCGCCGTGTGCTCACGTCGAGGAGGTCGCCGACGAGGCGGGAGTCGAGGAAGCGTTGGGTGACGGGCGCGGCGGGATCTGTGCGGACGTAGTTGAGGGCGGCGAACTCGCCGTCGGCGACCGGTTGGAACTCGTCGAAGCGGACCCCCGGAGCGTCGGTGCGGAGATCGCAGAACGGCTCGGCGCCGAGGGGGACGGCTAG
- a CDS encoding acetamidase/formamidase family protein, with product MSHFGTDALPDQEYTVDHRLSDADENVHSVWDNDIEPALTVSPGDVVQFDCRDAVDGQIDHDTTAAEITDVSFDPVHPLTGPVAVEGADPGDVLEVQLLDLEHEGWGFTNYFPSEMGLGLLPDEFDEPGLHVWDLEGDVGHFVDGIEVPLDPFPGVIGVAPAADGTHDTLPPRSVGGNLDVKQATAGSTVYLPVEVEGASFSTGDCHAAQGDGEVCVTGIEAPMTVTARLDVRSDLSVEQPELATTGPFTATGRDEPAYATTGVADDLMEATRLAIRHAIDHLATHRGLSRGEAYVLCSAAVDLKISQVVDAPNWTVTAFLPESIFPDDGGDGGDDGATANGDAGGV from the coding sequence ATGTCACACTTCGGCACGGACGCGCTCCCCGACCAGGAGTACACCGTCGACCACCGGCTGTCGGACGCGGACGAGAACGTCCACAGCGTCTGGGACAACGACATCGAGCCGGCGCTGACCGTCTCCCCGGGCGACGTGGTCCAGTTCGACTGCCGGGACGCCGTCGACGGCCAGATCGACCACGACACGACCGCGGCCGAGATTACGGACGTGAGCTTCGATCCGGTCCACCCCCTCACCGGGCCGGTCGCGGTCGAGGGCGCCGATCCCGGGGACGTGTTGGAGGTCCAACTGCTCGACCTCGAACACGAGGGCTGGGGGTTCACGAACTACTTCCCCAGCGAGATGGGGCTGGGGCTGCTGCCGGACGAGTTCGACGAGCCCGGACTCCACGTCTGGGATCTGGAGGGTGACGTGGGTCACTTCGTCGACGGGATCGAGGTGCCGCTGGACCCGTTCCCGGGGGTGATCGGCGTCGCGCCCGCCGCCGACGGCACCCACGACACGCTCCCGCCCCGCTCCGTCGGAGGGAACCTAGACGTGAAGCAGGCGACGGCCGGCTCGACGGTCTACCTCCCGGTGGAAGTGGAGGGGGCGTCGTTCTCGACCGGCGACTGTCACGCCGCCCAAGGCGACGGTGAGGTGTGTGTCACCGGGATCGAGGCGCCGATGACCGTGACCGCGCGTCTCGACGTGCGGTCGGACCTCTCGGTGGAACAGCCGGAGCTGGCGACGACCGGCCCGTTCACCGCGACCGGACGCGACGAGCCGGCGTACGCCACGACCGGTGTCGCCGACGACCTGATGGAGGCGACGCGGTTGGCGATCAGACACGCGATCGACCACCTGGCGACACACCGCGGGCTCTCCCGCGGGGAGGCGTACGTGCTCTGTTCTGCCGCCGTCGACCTGAAGATCAGCCAGGTCGTCGACGCACCCAACTGGACCGTGACCGCGTTCCTGCCGGAGAGTATCTTCCCGGACGACGGCGGAGACGGAGGTGACGACGGCGCGACTGCGAACGGCGACGCAGGCGGCGTCTAG